The following nucleotide sequence is from Bactrocera oleae isolate idBacOlea1 chromosome 2, idBacOlea1, whole genome shotgun sequence.
ATAAGTACTATTGTTAAGCACAAGAAGTAAATGTTGTAGATACcgcaattttatttcataaaaaaatcaagtcaaaaaggaagaaattttaataCCCTGAGATCAAACAGCTGAGTTATAGCTTGATTATAACCACTGCAGTTGAGGAGAGAAATTTATAACAATGAAAGGCAAACTTGATTCCCTTGGAACCCTTTGGCTTCTATGggataccatctgatcaaatttaactcgggcgtgtcaatgctagactagTAGCAAAAGGCCTGAACCTACGTtcagtagaggtcgcaaaagaaaGGGAATATACATTCATCTAACGCATTACTTTTGGTGAGGAGACgtaggtttatgaatatgacatcgAACTGTCCAGCAATCTACCTAatagcgctccaaaaatgagccgaaacgcaaaaaaccaaaattcgctgaagccACTGAAGGCCATCAAAGTTGAAGCttatgtatggaaaattttattcgaCGTTGACATGCTTCTATTGGTTCAAAAGGAGCCTTTTTTGAAGGCGCTAATAAAGGTTTGTAATAAAATAggtgaaatttttttcgatttttttgtcaGTCATGGTCAAATATAATCAGATGGTTATATAAGTATTTCGTCAAAGTGAGATGCTCAGATCAGTTAAAGTGTTGCCACCTCTTATATGTAAAGAAAACCCTTGCAATATCGTGGTCGAGACAGCGACGAAATTTTTTGTCATTATGAATGCTTTATGATATAATGAGTTACATTTTATGCTTCACTTAAAGacaataaaataaagattttagtggtctaatatatttatttaaattatacagtatataaaataaatcaggAAGCATGAAATACTTGTTTAAACAAAGAAtgaatacaagaaaaaacgttaacttcggtagcaccgtagctataatacccttcacaaatacaaaagtttcttacaagaacttgattccaatcgtttagtttgtatggtagctatatgatatagtgatcgatctgaacaatttattcggagataaCATACtagttgctttaaataataatccatgccaaatttcgtgaagatattacgtcaaataagaaagttttccatttccatgcaagcactttatccgattgtttagttaatattgcagctatattctatagttgtCCAATATCGACCGTTCCAACAAATGGGCATCTTTTTTGTAAAGAATGAacaggtgtaaaatttcagatctataacttgaaaactgagggacatacagacagacggacatggctaagtcaactcagttcatcatgctgatatatatatatatatattttatagggtctccgacgttcccttctgggtgttacaaacttcgtggcaagcttaatataccttgttcagggtataaagatgCACAAAATTTAAGGAAACAGAGTTCTCACTGGGTGACTTTAATTTCGTGCTCACCTACACAGTCGCAATTCCGCTCGTGCCGACAActgctttatattatatagacaACTTAAAAAGGTGATCGAAGGATAGAACTGAACccttaaatacaataattatgaATATCGTTAGCAATGCACTGACGCTGCGGTTTTCGTCATTATCGGCTAATTAATTTTGACTACTTTACAAAAAAACAGTACGAATGAGTTAAGTGACCAACGGAGAGCCAGCAAAATAAACGGTGTTATTAAGTAAATAACACCAAAGCCAAATACCACGAATCAAGGTTCGTAACATATAGTTGATACTCAAAGGCGAAGGTACTCGCACACAGGTTACTAAGTAAAATCTTGTGTACTCGTATCAaataaattgtctaaatcaattcgtttgttattatttgtcaTTTCGATTTTACCTCAGTGAAATACAGTTTTTccagattttcaaaataaaacttatgGGGAATCTTTGGATAACATTGGGCATTCTCATCAAACTAATAAGTATTGGTATGCATGCAAACAAGACATTTTCAAAGCGATTGGAGAGAAGATACTGATTTAAGTGACTTTTTCTTTTCTAAAAGTTGTTGCTGATGATTTCATTGCGATGGGCTATCCCGAGGCTTTGGCCTTCGAAGAGACCACAGCCCCAATACCAATAAAGCAAATCAAGCACATATTAAGGGCAATTATAGGGAAGTCCGCATCAGCTGGCGCAGAATTTTAtgcactaaaaataaacaacattttcaaaatgCCAAAGTTGGCACTAGTGGTGACAGTGAAACTTAATAGCACAGCAGACTACTCAGTGCTGGGCACTATGGTGAAATACTCCGTTGAGGGTCGTGCTCCGGGTACAACACTgcgaaatatattaaattttgagaaGTCTTCAACAAATcttgaattttataaaacatcCAAGAACGCTGAGGTaagatatttgaaataataattatagatatttgatttttaaaacaCTGTACTTGTAGTatgaatatttgaagaaaatgcTGACTGCAGACAGAGCTCCCGGAATGGCAGAGATGGTGCCCGACCTGCAAAAACTTTTGAGCACAGATGTTATTGAGAAGCTAGGAGTCGACATTAAAGCGAAGAATTTTGTAGGCCTACACTTCTGGAACCAAAAAATTGCTTTAGACTTTTCCAAGCTGAGCGATGTTTTTACAAAACTAAAAGATTTGTGGAAGGAAAACTTCTTTTGCATTCTGACTTACGGTCCAGACTTGGAAACGTTGGAAACGGCTGGTCAGAATGTTAGCACCATAACAACAGTTGATCCAATGGATCATGTAAGTCATTGATTATTATTTCATGAAAATTAGTTACTCTTTAAACAATTTGTTATCTCTTTGACAGAAACATTACAATATTTCACCACGCTACGACGAAAATTATGCAATAGTATTCAATATTATTCTTTGGTTCATGGTTGCGTTCAGTTTCGCTTTATATGCAACTATTTTGGCTTTGATGCATATGGATCCCGGAAGGAACTCGATAATCTATCGAATGACC
It contains:
- the LOC106614605 gene encoding ATPase H(+)-transporting accessory protein 2, with the protein product MGNLWITLGILIKLISIVVADDFIAMGYPEALAFEETTAPIPIKQIKHILRAIIGKSASAGAEFYALKINNIFKMPKLALVVTVKLNSTADYSVLGTMVKYSVEGRAPGTTLRNILNFEKSSTNLEFYKTSKNAEYEYLKKMLTADRAPGMAEMVPDLQKLLSTDVIEKLGVDIKAKNFVGLHFWNQKIALDFSKLSDVFTKLKDLWKENFFCILTYGPDLETLETAGQNVSTITTVDPMDHKHYNISPRYDENYAIVFNIILWFMVAFSFALYATILALMHMDPGRNSIIYRMTATRSKKDL